GGCGTTCGGCCGCATCATGGTCAAGCAGAAGGGCGGCAGCATCATCGCCTGCTCCTCGGTGCGCGCGGTGACCATCGAGCCGGGCCTTGGTGTCTACGGCTCGACCAAGGCCGCCATCGGCCTGCTGGTCAAGGGCTTTGCCTCCGAGGTCGGCCACGCCGGCGTGCGCGTCAACGCGATCGCGCCGAGCATCGCCGAGACCGCGCTGACTGGCCCTTTCAAGCAGCGCCCCGACATCTACAATCTCTACGCCGGCCACACCGTGTTCAACCGCTGGAGCAGCGCCGATGAGGTCGCCACCGCCGTGGCCTATCTCGCCTCGGACGCCGCGAGCTATGTCAGCGGCAGCACTCTGTTCGTCGATGGCGGCTGGACCGCGGTCGACGGCCCGCCGACCGGTCTCACCCAGCTGCACAAATAGGTCGATCGGCGCACGAAAGCCGCGCCTCGTTCGGTGTTCCGGCTGCATTTCGCAGTTGCGACAAGACCTTGCAACGGGCACGGCTTGAGCAAATCGCATGGCAGTGCCGGATAAATGCGCTCGGCTGGCTGGTATTTTGGTGTTACCAATCTGCCATGAACCAGCACGCCA
The nucleotide sequence above comes from Bradyrhizobium sp. NDS-1. Encoded proteins:
- a CDS encoding SDR family NAD(P)-dependent oxidoreductase, which codes for MTDYRKLFDLTGKTAVVLGAASGIGKSSAEALAGLGARVVCADRALDAAEATAAGIRDKGGWAEAAACDAASAADVNALARIVMQKFPRLDIAVTTPGLNIRKIILDYTEEDLDRVLNLNVKGTVWFFQAFGRIMVKQKGGSIIACSSVRAVTIEPGLGVYGSTKAAIGLLVKGFASEVGHAGVRVNAIAPSIAETALTGPFKQRPDIYNLYAGHTVFNRWSSADEVATAVAYLASDAASYVSGSTLFVDGGWTAVDGPPTGLTQLHK